TTGATCCTTTTAACTGTTGGATATGGATAAGGTTTTCAGAGTCACCAACTCAAGATGAAAAAAAATATTTAGATGGCGTGTTTGATAGTTGGTACGTTATAGGAAGGTTAGGGGGATTTAACTCTGAAAATTTGCAAACGCATGATGAGGGTTCAGATCTCAGTTGGATGTCTTATGATAATAACCAAAAAAACGCATCTCTTCCAGCTCTAATGCATAATTTAGGAATTATGGAATATCAAAACCTTTGGGCCAGATGTTGGGTTGAT
This window of the Prochlorococcus sp. MIT 1314 genome carries:
- a CDS encoding DUF3531 family protein, with protein sequence MNIVFREVDPFNCWIWIRFSESPTQDEKKYLDGVFDSWYVIGRLGGFNSENLQTHDEGSDLSWMSYDNNQKNASLPALMHNLGIMEYQNLWARCWVDFGTSDSISIDILINSLNEISNNYVKIEELIIGGENNDWAIQEHEDLVFKD